One genomic region from bacterium encodes:
- a CDS encoding serpin family protein produces MTRTVRRPAALAGLLAVLLAAACTERPMPGEAAPGSGTGAGSGTGSGSGGGAGTGTGGAEGPQPLTAREMQVLAASNAFGLELFRHVSALADGDNVLLSPLSVSVALAMMLNGASGSTFTDMARTLGFEGVPEAEINEAYGGLLSKLRGRDPKVQFHLANSLWHERSFPIQQPFVDALRDHFKARVTALDFRDPAAPRAINDWVSQATNGRIKDLIGRIDPLEVLILVNAIYFKGPWATPFDPDATSPQPFTRADGSVVQVPTMVADGSYASYEADGVQAVELPYADGVYGMVLVAPAPGRSLDDVIARLSPESWRRWTSGLKRGRLMLYVPKFRFEFGYPLNRPLQDMGMAVAFDADRADFSRINPQEEELHISRVVHKTYIDVHELGTEAAGATTVVAGTTSAPPVMRFDRPFLVAIRERESGTLLFIGRVGDPRA; encoded by the coding sequence ATGACGAGGACGGTGCGACGACCGGCGGCGCTGGCGGGGCTACTGGCCGTTCTGCTGGCCGCGGCATGCACGGAGCGGCCCATGCCCGGCGAGGCCGCCCCGGGCTCCGGAACGGGGGCCGGGTCGGGGACCGGGTCCGGTTCCGGGGGCGGCGCCGGGACGGGGACCGGCGGCGCCGAGGGCCCCCAGCCGCTCACCGCGCGGGAGATGCAGGTCCTGGCGGCGAGCAACGCGTTCGGCCTCGAGCTGTTCCGGCACGTCAGCGCGCTCGCCGACGGCGACAACGTGCTGCTCTCGCCCCTCAGCGTGTCCGTGGCGCTCGCCATGATGCTGAACGGCGCCAGCGGAAGCACGTTCACGGACATGGCGAGGACGCTCGGCTTCGAGGGCGTGCCGGAAGCGGAGATCAACGAAGCGTACGGGGGGCTGCTCTCGAAGCTGCGCGGCCGCGACCCCAAGGTCCAGTTCCACCTGGCCAACTCTCTGTGGCACGAGCGCAGCTTCCCCATCCAGCAGCCGTTCGTCGACGCGCTCCGCGACCACTTCAAGGCGCGCGTCACCGCGCTGGATTTCCGCGACCCCGCCGCGCCGCGTGCGATCAACGACTGGGTCTCGCAGGCGACCAACGGCCGCATCAAGGACCTGATCGGCCGGATCGATCCGCTCGAGGTGTTGATCCTCGTCAACGCGATCTACTTCAAGGGCCCCTGGGCCACGCCGTTCGATCCGGACGCCACGAGCCCCCAGCCGTTCACCCGTGCCGATGGCTCCGTGGTCCAGGTGCCCACGATGGTCGCCGACGGGTCGTACGCGAGTTACGAAGCCGACGGCGTGCAGGCGGTCGAGTTGCCCTACGCCGACGGCGTGTACGGCATGGTCCTCGTGGCGCCCGCGCCCGGGCGGTCGCTCGACGACGTCATCGCGCGCCTCTCCCCGGAGAGCTGGCGCCGCTGGACCTCGGGCCTCAAGCGCGGACGCCTGATGCTCTACGTGCCGAAGTTCCGCTTCGAGTTCGGCTATCCGCTCAACCGGCCGCTCCAGGACATGGGCATGGCCGTGGCGTTCGACGCCGACCGGGCGGACTTCAGCCGGATCAACCCGCAGGAGGAGGAGCTCCACATCTCCCGCGTCGTGCACAAGACGTACATCGACGTGCACGAGCTCGGCACGGAGGCCGCGGGCGCGACCACGGTGGTCGCCGGGACCACGTCCGCGCCGCCGGTGATGCGCTTCGACCGGCCGTTCCTCGTCGCGATCCGCGAGCGCGAGTCCGGCACCCTCCTGTTCATCGGGCGGGTTGGAGACCCGCGGGCGTAG